A window of the Acidobacteriota bacterium genome harbors these coding sequences:
- a CDS encoding amino acid permease, with product MTERSPSNPPAARTKLGLWTATALVVGNMVGSGIFLLPASLAPYRGAALLGWLVTAVGALVVATVFARLARRIPQAGGPYAYAREGFGDFAGFLMAWGYWISILATNAAISVAMVSYLTVFWPVLSRHRTVAAGVALGVVWLLTWINASGIRRGGMTQLATTLLKLVPLIAVGTVGWAFVDLENIVAAPADGQPLGSALLASVTLTLWAFLGLESATIPAENVADPRRTIPRATLLGTGLTAVIYIVSSSAVSGMLPAETLELSTAPFADAARVIWGSWGAYLVGIGAAVSCFGALNGWILVQGQLPMAMARDGLFPALFGRTAPDGTPSTAIVISSVLSSFILVLNYTRSLVELFTFAILLATITAVIPYAFASMSELKWVLRQKPSRMGRPAAAALASVAFLYSLWVIAGAGAEAVYWGFLLLLAGLPVYVVMRSRS from the coding sequence ATGACGGAACGATCTCCATCAAACCCGCCTGCGGCCAGAACGAAACTCGGGCTGTGGACGGCCACGGCCCTGGTGGTGGGCAACATGGTGGGTTCGGGGATCTTCCTGCTGCCGGCTTCGCTGGCCCCCTATCGGGGCGCCGCCTTGCTGGGATGGCTGGTGACCGCTGTCGGAGCCTTGGTGGTGGCAACGGTCTTCGCCCGGCTGGCCCGCCGCATTCCCCAGGCAGGCGGACCTTATGCCTACGCACGCGAGGGCTTCGGCGACTTCGCCGGATTCCTCATGGCCTGGGGCTACTGGATCTCCATCCTGGCCACCAACGCCGCCATTTCGGTGGCGATGGTCAGCTATCTGACCGTCTTCTGGCCGGTGCTGAGCCGCCACCGGACGGTGGCGGCGGGCGTGGCCCTGGGCGTGGTGTGGCTGCTGACCTGGATCAATGCCAGCGGCATCCGGCGGGGAGGGATGACTCAGCTCGCCACCACCCTGCTCAAACTGGTGCCGCTGATCGCCGTCGGCACCGTGGGCTGGGCCTTCGTCGATTTGGAGAACATCGTGGCGGCGCCCGCCGACGGACAGCCCCTGGGATCGGCCTTGCTGGCCTCGGTGACGCTGACCTTGTGGGCTTTTCTGGGGCTGGAGTCGGCGACTATCCCGGCCGAGAACGTCGCGGATCCACGCCGAACCATCCCGCGCGCGACGCTGCTGGGAACCGGCCTGACCGCAGTCATCTACATCGTCAGCAGCAGCGCCGTTTCGGGCATGCTGCCCGCAGAGACCCTGGAACTTTCCACCGCCCCCTTCGCCGACGCCGCCCGCGTCATTTGGGGAAGCTGGGGGGCCTATCTGGTGGGAATCGGGGCCGCGGTGTCCTGCTTCGGCGCCCTCAACGGCTGGATTCTGGTGCAGGGACAACTGCCCATGGCCATGGCCCGGGACGGACTCTTCCCCGCGCTTTTCGGACGCACCGCCCCCGACGGCACCCCGTCCACAGCCATCGTCATATCGAGCGTGCTGTCCAGCTTCATCCTGGTGCTCAACTACACCCGCAGCCTGGTGGAACTCTTCACCTTCGCCATCTTGCTGGCCACCATCACCGCCGTCATTCCCTATGCCTTCGCCTCCATGAGCGAGTTGAAGTGGGTGCTGCGCCAGAAGCCCTCCAGGATGGGCCGTCCGGCAGCCGCGGCGCTGGCCTCGGTGGCCTTCCTCTACTCGCTGTGGGTCATCGCCGGAGCCGGCGCCGAAGCCGTCTATTGGGGATTTCTCCTGCTCCTGGCGGGACTCCCCGTCTACGTCGTGATGAGGAGCCGTTCATGA
- a CDS encoding rhomboid family intramembrane serine protease, with the protein MASRQIEDALGLVLRLLAVIWVVELVNWLLLDHRLASLGIIPRQARGLIGVVAAPLLHASPEHALANSLPLLLLGGLVALNGRKVFLTATVTIVLLGGAGVWLLARDAVHIGASGLIFGYFGFLLARGWLDRSLFSLLLALAAIVLYGGMIWGLTPIAAGPEVSWEAHLGGFLAGIVASAWARRGP; encoded by the coding sequence ATGGCATCACGGCAGATCGAGGACGCATTGGGGCTGGTGCTGCGGCTGCTGGCAGTGATTTGGGTCGTTGAACTGGTCAATTGGCTGCTCCTCGACCATCGTTTGGCCTCCCTGGGGATCATTCCCCGCCAAGCGCGCGGACTCATCGGCGTGGTGGCTGCGCCCCTGCTGCACGCCAGTCCCGAGCACGCCCTGGCCAACAGCCTGCCGCTCTTGCTGCTGGGAGGGCTGGTGGCCCTCAACGGACGCAAGGTCTTTCTGACCGCCACGGTGACGATCGTCCTGCTGGGCGGAGCGGGCGTGTGGCTGCTGGCCCGCGATGCGGTTCATATCGGCGCCAGCGGACTTATCTTCGGCTACTTCGGCTTCCTGCTGGCCCGCGGATGGCTCGACCGCAGCCTTTTCTCGCTGCTCCTGGCGCTGGCCGCCATCGTCCTCTACGGAGGGATGATCTGGGGCCTCACCCCCATTGCGGCGGGTCCCGAGGTCTCCTGGGAAGCCCACCTCGGCGGCTTCCTGGCGGGCATCGTTGCCTCGGCTTGGGCGAGGCGTGGCCCTTAA